A genome region from Anolis carolinensis isolate JA03-04 chromosome 6, rAnoCar3.1.pri, whole genome shotgun sequence includes the following:
- the nacad gene encoding NAC-alpha domain-containing protein 1 isoform X3: protein MGAVLSRLQRRGEKDVSRNNSASSTPGSDARTLLQVSPVLTPDFPVELSMDPSLRGSNIPAFLPAKQEDRPQPEGASCDAAMGATTAGLVALSECGQVMMEQAAKSGEAVSKATPSEDTLDARIVMGEETQCKEEEEEEDTDDMPVSPKPGALEEEEASDTENMVKPLCLSHPQACLRKRKEPELELAAIAMPAPSSFSQGDPADNVPSPSSVSAKDPPPEPGEGQPSPVKRGVDPELYFTAPSTPIRTAFSQLRPLPPPQQQPFSKDGLGEEQNDLDNEGLVSPPTSPSGSYITAEGGSWASSGTASTSPSCSPNLMAEGEALESPDLESEVTFQALSLGALGHDSFPDEDEDDGQTTPGEDEDWVSETVACRPVPLKPDQTGRSRPKSGEEDGAALDEAGHKIFKMENLPSHQAAEVFAGSKPSPLPCSLAAFAGTEFGSVSGVSPSEDESETAASPPDDEMENPENDPMISVLLLPFHGSLLFEAESVEITLFPQGESAENDTLYGAEDEDSASASFLHSLSEASINEGVDESFAYQDDTSPSSDSASYNGEEDERLYSVEQYAVVADNAQKDDGSPKGDLEPERSHSGSESEMETSSDAYNTDEEGDGPPAKHEGRPQVTEELEEGESFLDGSKAEEATQEGLIGGQSQDKEVAVSVMEATKQQEGAQGSRGVTVSPGALEYQAGNEREEGSPREKGASSPSVLDGQVTVEKDIQDSGECLIACFDTDEEADAMPPLEDHPAGPIAGEWAGTVCAGVAIPLGWDPKPYPVESAQEVNDASAVDIGARLKESEKRLLELLDQDSTSGGGSVDLEGRGEGTQGSEKEMEAAPFVSLLESSMEQPEVIRADSEPTEECLIACFESEDELEESSSLDQMNNNGDREEMAFTEAKAGPQTLMGLNDGTQENPLVEAREFPTEAMALLAQDTPLPQTDVEELSETQSWTICGTPRGSSQPKTEAKERHLANKETLLGVTSPAEPLEVCMETGEAKEADVVESHHMRETEEGIVVMEESTEDEAGESGQFGEAIPTDDAQPKDATKVLEKEELELSDEGDGDQNWETPSEKEEEASESGSEELSRTDSVAETSTWVRDQLGNDAPELLKSGAAQGVHKKPNLRDDNMNVLPTQSRQAAVSETGRDQGSSERMVSKEGELKALGRAAELTGGEEATEWPQLQGTEVPKSQAASKDAEIATYRDSEKPCHVVHREPSAPLPSLCGSYPSDAKAQEARPPPAENVGGPPSLVHAGGHPPAPKKTFAEALLQGLLPVLEAELSMQEKDVSFLSAGQPEASLSQSLTDSSFFTADEGRSPEAIPLAASPDLPSPEQIWGSPAQAVEESCPQENEAVALELEDLVDKAGDAEAEHAPAPLTFLPTDGSLAQNMAVCLHHTTLREAPSSAISRRAMAAVNTNNQQLFFASEKEIYLTEPKDAQGDLSSGDGEEEHAFAGDTTVVDLDDSGTVAGESSPTPVSPLGSSGAFLETTGRAVTSLDDVTDQQQISHLLQGSFGFLNEPRVGSPRLMSSELVAEAQSLRGSLKETVVEGSSGEPSPDLSEVDDFEEQDNARPCKDARGEGGHLEAERQETEEVSTPEETAEMPVSQVVISGSEEDDQHSLDDASIPGEDVTSGSFDSIPSQPNEMLLQRPGGDVVEQEKTKEMTEETRLGGTIIEDVRPKVEGVEEEEEKKSKKASTPPEPTLEPPLLTMDSIIPRPSEERSASPLQLERPTSPDMEMSISPSPPVSQVPPVLPSPQLPPSPPETPIRAPAAAATSWLPVEETPSKETRTLLQDPRKPLSEAPETSRPPPPSRLDQPKESRGRNRLPGGKEPCGKDSAASSSSAGDKRADRGSLHLELSSSSEREMSYRCPEIESLREATGAMLLDEKKPVVGRRPRENHHHKGSSNDSESNEGSIPELEEPEVSEPRMAQTQAQLTHSLGTGEESISKAKQSRSEKKARKAMSKLGLRQIHGVTRITIRKSKNILFVITKPDVFKSPASDIYIVFGEAKIEDLSQQVHKAAAEKFKVPVEHSPLITEAAPTLTIKEESEEEEEIDETGLEVRDIELVMAQANVSRPKAVRALRHSNNDIVNAIMELTM from the exons ATGTCTCTCGGAACAACTCGGCTTCCTCGACGCCCGGCAGCGATGCCCGGACGTTGCTGCAAGTCTCCCCGGTGTTGACTCCCGACTTCCCGGTCGAGCTCTCCATGGATCCCTCCCTTCGTGGCTCAAATATCCCGGCGTTCCTCCCGGCGAAGCAAGAAGACCGCCCTCAGCCGGAAGGTGCCAGTTGTGATGCCGCCATGGGAGCCACCACGGCCGGTTTGGTAGCCCTGAGCGAATGCGGTCAGGTCATGATGGAGCAGGCGGCGAAGTCCGGCGAGGCCGTCTCCAAAGCCACTCCGTCGGAGGACACCTTGGACGCCAGAATCGTCATGGGGGAAGAGACACaatgcaaagaggaggaggaggaggaagatacgGATGATATGCCGGTTTCACCGAAACCCGGTGccttggaggaagaggaagcaagtGACACGGAAAATATGGTGAAACCTCTCTGCTTGAGCCACCCGCAAGCGTGCCTTCGGAAGCGCAAGGAGCCGGAGCTGGAATTGGCGGCGATTGCAATGCCGGCGCCTTCTTCGTTCTCTCAGGGCGACCCCGCGGATAACGTGCCTTCCCCTTCCTCCGTATCCGCGAAAGACCCTCCGCCGGAGCCGGGAGAGGGACAGCCCTCGCCGGTCAAGCGTGGCGTGGATCCGGAGCTCTACTTCACGGCCCCGTCCACTCCCATCCGGACGGCCTTCTCCCAGCTCAGGCCCCTGCCGCCGCCACAGCAGCAGCCTTTCTCCAAAGACGGTCTCGGCGAGGAGCAGAACGACCTGGACAACGAAGGCCTCGTCTCGCCGCCCACGTCGCCGTCGGGGTCCTACATCACGGCCGAAGGGGGCAGCTGGGCGTCTTCGGGCACGGCCAGCACCTCCCCGTCCTGCTCCCCGAACCTGATGGCCGAGGGGGAAGCCCTGGAATCGCCAGACTTGGAGAGCGAGGTGACCTTCCAGGCCCTGTCTCTGGGCGCTTTGGGCCACGATTCGTTTCCGGATGAGGACGAGGACGACGGGCAGACGACTCCCGGAGAGGACGAAGACTGGGTCTCGGAAACAGTGGCCTGCAGGCCGGTCCCTCTCAAGCCGGACCAGACCGGACGCTCCCGACCAAAGAGCGGAGAAGAGGACGGAGCCGCTCTGGATGAAGCAGGCCACAAGATTTTCAAGATGGAGAACTTGCCTTCTCACCAAGCCGCAGAGGTGTTTGCAGGATCCAAACCCAGCCCTTTGCCCTGTTCACTCGCTGCCTTCGCCGGGACTGAGTTTGGGAGTGTGTCCGGAGTGAGCCCTTCGGAGGACGAATCCGAGACGGCGGCTTCCCCCCCTGACGACGAGATGGAGAACCCCGAAAATGACCCCATGATTTCCGTGTTGTTGCTGCCTTTCCACGGCAGCCTCCTCTTCGAGGCGGAGTCCGTGGAGATCACGCTCTTCCCTCAGGGTGAATCGGCGGAGAACGACACCCTTTACGGCGCCGAGGACGAGGACAGCGCTTCGGCCTCGTTCCTCCATTCCCTCTCGGAGGCCTCCATCAACGAAGGCGTGGACGAGTCCTTCGCGTACCAGGACGACACCTCTCCGTCCTCCGACTCGGCCTCTTACAACGGAGAGGAGGACGAGCGCCTATACAGCGTGGAACAGTACGCCGTGGTGGCGGACAACGCCCAGAAAGACGACGGGTCTCCCAAGGGGGACCTGGAACCGGAACGGTCGCACTCAGGGAGCGAGAGCGAGATGGAGACCTCGTCCGACGCGTACAACACGGACGAGGAAGGAGACGGGCCTCCCGCAAAACACGAAGGGCGTCCGCAGGTCACAGAAGAACTGGAGGAAGGAGAGTCGTTCCTGGATGGATCCAAAGCAGAAGAGGCCACGCAAGAGGGCCTGATCGGTGGCCAAAGCCAAGACAAAGAGGTTGCTGTCTCCGTGATGGAAGCCACCAAGCAGCAAGAGGGTGCTCAGGGTTCAAGAGGCGTCACTGTTTCACCTGGGGCGCTGGAATACCAGGCCGGAAACGAAAGGGAGGAAGGGTCTCCCAGAGAGAAAGGTGCCTCTTCTCCATCTGTCTTGGATGGGCAAGTCACCGTGGAGAAAGACATCCAGGACTCCGGCGAGTGCCTCATTGCCTGCTTTGATACGGACGAAGAAGCAGACGCAATGCCTCCTTTGGAGGATCACCCAGCGGGCCCAATTGCCGGAGAATGGGCCGGAACAGTTTGTGCCGGAGTGGCCATCCCTCTGGGTTGGGATCCAAAGCCGTATCCTGTCGAGTCGGCTCAGGAGGTCAACGATGCGTCTGCGGTTGACATCGGCGCCCGGTTGAAAGAGTCCGAGAAGCGTTTGCTAGAACTCCTCGACCAAGACAGCACCTCAGGAGGAGGCTCAGTGGACCTTGAGGGACGTGGTGAAGGGACGCAGGGCTCCgagaaggagatggaggcggctcCGTTCGTGTCCCTCCTTGAATCCTCGATGGAACAGCCTGAAGTGATCCGGGCCGACAGTGAGCCGACGGAGGAGTGCCTTATTGCTTGCTTTGAGTCCGAGGACGAGCTGGAGGAGTCCTCGTCTCTCGATCAGATGAACAACAACGGGGACCGCGAGGAAATGGCATTCACTGAGGCCAAAGCAGGCCCCCAAACCCTCATGGGCCTCAATGACGGCACACAGGAGAACCCACTCGTGGAGGCCAGAGAGTTCCCCACGGAGGCCATGGCGCTTCTGGCTCAGGACACCCCGCTGCCCCAAACGGATGTGGAGGAACTCTCTGAAACCCAGAGCTGGACCATTTGTGGGACACCGAGGGGCTCAAGTCAACCCAAAACAGAGGCCAAGGAGAGACACCTTGCAAACAAGGAGACATTGCTAGGGGTCACTTCACCCGCTGAGCCTCTTGAAGTGTGCATGGAGACCGGTGAAGCCAAAGAGGCGGACGTGGTTGAGAGCCACCACATGAGGGAAACTGAAGAAGGAATAGTAGTCATGGAAGAATCCACAGAGGATGAAGCAGGCGAATCAGGTCAATTTGGGGAAGCCATTCCTACTGATGATGCCCAACCAAAGGATGCAACAAAGGTCCTGGAGAAGGAAGAGCTTGAGCTGTCAGATGAAGGTGATGGGGACCAAAACTGGGAAACTCCctcagagaaagaagaggaggcttCAGAGTCTGGAAGTGAAGAACTCAGCAGGACAGACTCAGTAGCGGAAACCTCCACTTGGGTGAGAGACCAACTGGGAAACGATGCTCCAGAGCTGTTGAAATCAGGAGCAGCCCAGGGGGTCCACAAGAAACCCAACCTGAGAGATGATAACATGAATGTGTTGCCGACGCAGAGTAGGCAGGCTGCTGTAAGTGAGACCGGGAGAGATCAAGGTTCCAGTGAAAGGATGGTGTCCAAAGAGGGTGAGCTCAAGGCACTGGGCAGGGCTGCTGAGCTGACCGGTGGAGAAGAAGCCACTGAATGGCCACAGCTGCAAGGCACTGAAGTCCCAAAGTCCCAggcagcctccaaagatgctgaGATAGCCACGTATCGGGATTCTGAAAAGCCTTGCCACGTGGTACACAGGGAACCATCAGCACCTCTGCCTTCTTTGTGTGGATCCTATCCTTCTGACGCTAAAGCTCAGGAAGCCAGGCCTCCTCCTGCAGAGAACGTGGGGGGCCCACCTTCTTTGGTCCATGCTGGTGGCCACCCTCCGGCACCCAAGAAGACCTTTGCCGAGGCTCTCCTTCAGGGTCTACTGCCCGTTTTGGAGGCTGAGCTCAGCATGCAAGAGAAGGATGTCTCCTTTCTTTCTGCCGGACAACCCGAGGCCTCCTTGTCCCAGTCTCTCACAGACTCCAGCTTCTTCACGGCTGATGAGGGAAGATCTCCTGAGGCCATTCCCTTGGCCGCTTCTCCAGACCTGCCTTCGCCTGAGCAAATCTGGGGCAGCCCGGCCCAGGCTGTGGAGGAAAGCTGTCCTCAGGAGAACGAGGCTGTGGCATTGGAGTTGGaggacctggtggacaaagctggagATGCCGAGGCTGAACATGCGCCTGCGCCACTGACGTTCCTTCCGACGGATGGCTCCTTGGCGCAGAACATGGCTGTGTGTTTGCATCATACCACCCTGAGAGAGGCTCCCAGTTCGGCCATCTCACGCCGTGCCATGGCGGCAGTCAACACCAACAACCAACAGCTCTTCTTTGCTTCTGAAAAAGAGATCTATCTGACCGAGCCCAAGGATGCTCAAGGTGATCTTTCCAGTGGAGATGGAGAAGAGGAGCATGCCTTCGCTGGAGACACCACTGTCGTCGACTTGGATGATTCAGGCACCGTTGCCGGAGAGAGTTCGCCAACTCCCGTCAGTCCACTTGGATCGTCTGGTGCCTTTTTGGAGACCACAGGTAgagcagtgacatctctggatGACGTTACAGACCAGCAGCAGATATCTCATTTGTTGCAAGGCTCCTTTGGATTCCTGAACGAGCCGAGAGTGGGGAGCCCTCGCCTCATGAGTAGCGAACTCGTGGCAGAAGCACAAAGCCTCCGCGGCAGCCTTAAGGAGACGGTGGTGGAGGGTTCCTCTGGAGAACCCTCACCCGATCTGTCAGAAGTTGATGATTTTGAAGAGCAAGACAACGCCCGGCCTTGCAAGGATGCCAGAGGCGAAGGAGGCCACCTGGAAGCAGAGAGGCAAGAAACTGAGGAGGTCTCCACCCCCGAGGAGACGGCGGAAATGCCCGTCAGCCAGGTGGTAATCTCCGGTTCGGAAGAGGATGATCAACATTCCTTGGATGATGCCTCCATCCCTGGCGAAGATGTGACATCCGGGTCCTTTGATAGCATCCCATCTCAGCCTAATGAGATGTTGCTACAGAGACCAGGAGGTGATGTTGTGGAGCAAGAGAAGACCAAGGAGATGACGGAAGAGACAAGATTGGGGGGCACCATAATAGAGGATGTGCGTCCCAAGGTGGAGGGcgttgaggaggaggaagagaagaaaagcaaGAAGGCCTCCACCCCTCCCGAGCCCACCCTTGAGCCTCCTCTGTTGACCATGGACTCCATCATCCCTCGTCCCTCCGAGGAACGCTCTGCGTCTCCTTTGCAGCTGGAGCGACCAACATCCCCAGACATGGAGATGTCCATCTCACCCTCTCCTCCAGTTTCTCAAGTGCCTCCCGTTCTGCCCTCACCACAGCTGCCACCCTCTCCCCCAGAGACCCCCATCCGagcccctgctgctgctgctacctcCTGGCTCCCTGTGGAGGAGACCCCTTCCAAAGAGACCCGGACCCTCTTGCAGGACCCCAGGAAACCTCTGTCAGAAG CTCCCGAGACATCCAGGCCTCCGCCGCCCTCCAGGCTGGACCAGCCCAAGGAGTCCAGGGGCCGGAACCGGCTGCCCGGCGGCAAGGAGCCCTGCGGGAAGGACTCtgcggcctcctcctcctcggcaggGGACAAGCGGGCCGACCGGGGGTCCCTCCACCTGGAGCTGAGCTCCTCCAGCGAGAGGGAGATGTCCTACCGCTGCCCCGAGATCGAGAGCTTGCGGGAAGCGACGGGCGCCATGCTCTTGGACGAGAAGAAGCCCGTGGTGGGGAGGAGGCCCCGGGAGAACCACCACCACAAAG GGTCTTCGAACGACTCGGAAAGCAACGAAGGCTCCATCCCGGAACTAGAAGAGCCAGAGGTTTCGGAACCACGAATGGCCCAGACGCAG GCTCAGCTGACGCACTCTTTGGGAACCGGAGAAGAATCCATCAGCAAAGCGAAGCAGAGCCGGAGCGAGAAGAAGGCGCGGAAG gCCATGTCCAAACTGGGTCTGCGGCAAATCCATGGAGTCACCAGGATCACCATCCGCAAGTCCAAGAACATCTTGTTTGTCATAACCAAGCCGGACGTCTTCAAAAGCCCAGCGTCGGACATCTACATTGTCTTTGGAGAAGCCAAG ATTGAAGACCTCTCTCAGCAGGTCCACAAAGCGGCAGCGGAGAAGTTCAAGGTCCCCGTGGAGCACTCGCCTCTGATCACGGAGGCGGCCCCAACGCTCACCATCAAGGAGgagagcgaggaggaggaggag ATTGACGAGACTGGCCTGGAGGTGAGAGATATTGAGCTGGTCATGGCTCAGGCGAACGTGTCGCGGCCCAAGGCCGTGAGGGCCCTCCGGCACAGCAACAACGATATTGTGAACGCCATCATG gAGCTGACCATGTAG